GATAATTCTGATGGCCCGGAATGGGTTCTTGTCGAGATCGAGAAACCATGCATTCAGCTATTTACAAAAGTTGAAACGCCTACAGCTGAACTCAATAAAGGTATTGAGCAAGTGCGGTCGTGGCAGAGATATTTTGATGAGAATCCCCATGAACAAAGAAGAATCTTTGGCTTTGTCTCTAGATTCAGATATGTCTTGGTCACAGGGTCAACAGAATCGTGGCAAGAACTATCGGCGTCTAAATGGAGATCTCACTTCAATAAAACCAACCAAATTGAGGTTAGAACATGTGGAGTATTCTATAGAGCTATTGAGAAATATATAAATCGTCCCGACGATTTCTGGAGTTTCAAAGAACATCCAATCACACTCGGAGGTGCCAAGCTGAAGAAATACTGGGAGGATTATCGTTACATGGATTATTGGCGAGCATTATACAATTAATAATCAGGAGAGCGTTTTGGGTTGGACTGCAAGGTAGACAGCTCAATGAATAAATTTATGTAGTACCACTGATCACATACCCCATCCCCTCATATCCCTTTACACGTTTTTTGAACATCCTCGCAAGCATGGGCTCCTCTCTGTCCACATAATCGTAAATCACAACTTCTGTTTTGTTATCATGAGCCCTATGAAGCCTGCCGACATATTGTTGAAGCACACCTTTCCAAGAAACTGGCATGGTTAGAAACAAGGTATCCAGCCTACTGTCGTCAAAGCCCTCGCCGATGTACTTCCCAGTCGCAATAATAACCCTTTCATCTTCCTCCGGTATAGAGTGGAGCCTTTCCATAACCGCTTTTAGCTGTTTCCTACCCATACCACCTCTCAGAGCGATAACATGCTTCGAAAACCCTGCCAATTTAGAAGTAAAGAACTCCACATGAGCAGTTCTTTCCGTTAGAATCAATGGGCTTCTGCCTGCCACAATTGCTGAGATGATATCATCCAGGATCATGTCGTTGCGAATTGGGTCATCCACCAAAGCTTGATAGATTTCAGTGATTTTAACTTCTGCCCTATCCGGAGTTATTACGCTCTTGAAATCTGTGTATCGCACTATTACTTTATGGCTGAATAGTCTAAGTTTAAGCTGGGATTTGGCGTCAACTACATAGCGGATTGGTCCGCACTGCATATACACAATGGGATGCTGACCGTCTCGACGAATCGGAGTTGCCGTCAGCCCATATACATACTTTGCACGAACTGCCTTAAGAACCTGTTCGAAGCTAAAAGCAGAGATATGATGACACTCATCTACGATCACCATGCCGTAGTTCTTCACGAGCTCTTTCACCTTACGTTTATGGTAAAGACTCTGAATGATAGCCACATCAATCTTGCCAGTTCTCTTATCGCGCCCGGCTCCTATCTGTCCCACCTCAGGTTCGTTCAGAAAACACTTTAACCTTTCAATCCACTGTTCCAGCAATTGCCTACGATGCACTACGATCAAGGTATTGGTTTGTCTTTGAGCAATCATCCATATTGCCACCACTGTCTTACCAAAGGCAGTGGTGGCAGATAATATCCCATTATCATGCTGAAGCATCTCATTCCCCGCAACTAACTGCTGGGGACTCAGTTTCCCTAAAAACGAAGCGCTGATCTGCTCCCCTGCATATCTTAGATCATTGTGAACTTGCTCGATATTTAGCGGCATAAGAAGCTTTGTGAGGTCGTCCTGGCAACCCCGGGGGATAGATAGGTGTTTGTCTGTTTCTGCAGATAGATTGATAACTCTTGGGATCTTATATATTGGCATTCTCATTGCCTGAGCTCGATAAAACTCCGGATTCTGAAAGGCTGCAAGCCTGATGATACTGGACATGAGCTTCTGAGGAAGTCCAGCTTTTTCTATATAGATCGTATTGCTCAAGATAATCTGAATCTGTCCCGGTAGATCCTTGTATTCTTCTGGCTGCGCGATGGTTGGCTCCCAAGGCATGGGTTCATCGGTATCAGAAACTGTTCGCTGCGATAATCCCAATGCGCCTTGCCCTGCAAGTATCTCTGTAAGGATTGCATTGACCTTAAACTTACTGATCTTCTCCACTTGCGCCAATAAGTTCCATTGATCTTCGATTCTGTTAAACTGGTGATCGACAAACTCGCTGTTCCCGCTCTCTCTTGCCTTCTTTTGCAAGGGTAAAGCGATCAAATTGCCAAATCCACCCTTAGGCATAGTATCCTGATTGGGGAATAGTCTATCGTACGAATCAAAACCTATTTGGTGTCGAAGCTCCAAAGCCTTGGTAAGTAGTGCAGTTCCCAGCTTACGAGCCTGGATAGCAGATATCTTCTCTTCAAAAAACAACCAGACATGGGCTCCATTCCCAGACCTGGATATCTCTACAAAGGCAGGGATTTGATAAATCTGGCATATCTCGATTAATGCTTTCACATCTTCCTGCCAGCTCTTCTTATCGAAATCTATAGCCAATAACCGGCAGGAATCATCTTCAAACAAGGGGTAGATTCCGATGGTGATCTCTCCGCTGAGGTGCCTATAGATTTGCTTATCATCTAACGGAATGAGTTTCCTGTTAGCACAATTGGCACAGGGTATTTTCTTGTATTTACCGCATACACCGAGTTTCCAGTCATTGGAGCATGCTGGCGAGTAACCTGATTTATTATCTTTCCCAACCCATCTGATCGCAAATAAATCCTCTCTTCCTTGAAACAAACTTCTAAAGAGAAGTACTTTCTCCTCGGGACTGGATGTATTGTTAATTGTTGTAGGCGCAGATAATTTTCTTTCTGTAATTGTTTGTTTATCTTGCTGTGACTTTTGTGAAGTTTCACTTTTATCGGAATTTGATGCTACCGCTTGATTATCACCTACGACCAAGTTCCTCAATCTGGAATTCTCTGCCTCTAATTCACTGATTCGCTTTAACGTACTTTCCAGTTTTACCATAAGGTCATTATACTCGCTATTCATATCATCCTCATGCTGACGATTATTAGAAACTGCGTTCGGATGTCAATCCCAATTTGTTTGTGCTTTTTCGAGCCCTGATAGCAATGTAACGCATACACAGGAATTAGATATGCAGAGTTCAGAGTTCAGTGGTCATGGTCAGTGGCTGGGTTGTTGGTTGATTGGTTGGTGGTGGCTTAGTTGGCTTAGTTGGCTTAGTTGGCTTAATTGGCTTAGTTGGCTTAGT
The nucleotide sequence above comes from Candidatus Cloacimonadota bacterium. Encoded proteins:
- a CDS encoding DUF4263 domain-containing protein, which produces MIEWDLPKVEKELKQAYCENSELKLLSILKSNTFLFYELFSRKQRIQPIFHEISFGARLRCDFAWLNDNSDGPEWVLVEIEKPCIQLFTKVETPTAELNKGIEQVRSWQRYFDENPHEQRRIFGFVSRFRYVLVTGSTESWQELSASKWRSHFNKTNQIEVRTCGVFYRAIEKYINRPDDFWSFKEHPITLGGAKLKKYWEDYRYMDYWRALYN
- a CDS encoding DEAD/DEAH box helicase; its protein translation is MNSEYNDLMVKLESTLKRISELEAENSRLRNLVVGDNQAVASNSDKSETSQKSQQDKQTITERKLSAPTTINNTSSPEEKVLLFRSLFQGREDLFAIRWVGKDNKSGYSPACSNDWKLGVCGKYKKIPCANCANRKLIPLDDKQIYRHLSGEITIGIYPLFEDDSCRLLAIDFDKKSWQEDVKALIEICQIYQIPAFVEISRSGNGAHVWLFFEEKISAIQARKLGTALLTKALELRHQIGFDSYDRLFPNQDTMPKGGFGNLIALPLQKKARESGNSEFVDHQFNRIEDQWNLLAQVEKISKFKVNAILTEILAGQGALGLSQRTVSDTDEPMPWEPTIAQPEEYKDLPGQIQIILSNTIYIEKAGLPQKLMSSIIRLAAFQNPEFYRAQAMRMPIYKIPRVINLSAETDKHLSIPRGCQDDLTKLLMPLNIEQVHNDLRYAGEQISASFLGKLSPQQLVAGNEMLQHDNGILSATTAFGKTVVAIWMIAQRQTNTLIVVHRRQLLEQWIERLKCFLNEPEVGQIGAGRDKRTGKIDVAIIQSLYHKRKVKELVKNYGMVIVDECHHISAFSFEQVLKAVRAKYVYGLTATPIRRDGQHPIVYMQCGPIRYVVDAKSQLKLRLFSHKVIVRYTDFKSVITPDRAEVKITEIYQALVDDPIRNDMILDDIISAIVAGRSPLILTERTAHVEFFTSKLAGFSKHVIALRGGMGRKQLKAVMERLHSIPEEDERVIIATGKYIGEGFDDSRLDTLFLTMPVSWKGVLQQYVGRLHRAHDNKTEVVIYDYVDREEPMLARMFKKRVKGYEGMGYVISGTT